The sequence below is a genomic window from Acidobacteriota bacterium.
GAACAGCGTTGCGACCCACTGAGCCCAGGGGGACTGATGGAACTTGAGGGGCAGTCCCGTCGCCGCCAGAACGAGGAAGGTCACGATCACGACGACGTGCAGCCACATGTGAACCGGTCGAAAACGACGGACCCAGACGCCCTCGTTCGGCGTGTTCTTGACACGCGCGATGTCGCCGCGGATCAAGGCGACAATCGAACGCTGGAACCACAACACATCGTGAATACCAAACAGGACGAACACGCTGATTAGCAGCGTGGTCATCAAGAACCAGGTCCAGTTGACCGCCGGATGGGTGCTGCCGTCGAAATTCGAGGGCTCGCTGTGGACCTCGAAGGCGAGGAAATTGCCGCTGACCCGCTCGTGACAGGCCCCGCAGGTCTCGCCCAGTTTGTCCGGGTGGACGCTCGAACGCGGATCTTCGGCGGCTAGGTTGCTGTGGGGCGTGTGGCAATCGGAGCAGGTCGCCGCGGCCAGCATGCCCAGGTTGGTGGCCTCGCCGTGGAAGTTATGGTTGTAGCTGGTGTAGCGACCCTCGTGACAGGTTCCACAGTCTTCGGGCATCTTCAGTCGGGCATCGCCGATATTGGGTGGCACGACATCATGGGACTGGTGACAGGTCGTGCAGACCGGGCTCTTCTCGCCGCCGGCCCATGCGATTCCGTGGGCACTCTCCTCGCGCCAGGTCTCGAGGATGTACTGGTGACAGGTCCCGCACGTCGCGGGAACATTGGATCTTGCGAATGACGAGCGATCATCTGAACGGGGCCAGATGTCATGGGCACCGTGGCAGTCGCTACAGGACGGTGCACTGACCAGTCCTTTCACCAGCAGTGCCCGTGCATGGACACTCCCCATGTATTCGTCGAGGACCGGTCCGAAATGG
It includes:
- a CDS encoding cytochrome C; this encodes HFGPVLDEYMGSVHARALLVKGLVSAPSCSDCHGAHDIWPRSDDRSSFARSNVPATCGTCHQYILETWREESAHGIAWAGGEKSPVCTTCHQSHDVVPPNIGDARLKMPEDCGTCHEGRYTSYNHNFHGEATNLGMLAAATCSDCHTPHSNLAAEDPRSSVHPDKLGETCGACHERVSGNFLAFEVHSEPSNFDGSTHPAVNWTWFLMTTLLISVFVLFGIHDVLWFQRSIVALIRGDIARVKNTPNEGVWVRRFRPVHMWLHVVVIVTFLVLAATGLPLKFHQSPWAQWVATLFGGVEMTRLLHRLAAILTFGYAIFHLTHVIRRVYVRKERTILWGWRSLVPQLRDLTEMFQHIRWFLYMGPQPKFGRWTYWEKFDYFAVFWGVLIIGFSGLMLWFPWFFALFLPGWILNVAFIVHSDEALLATGFIFVFHFFHTHLRPGSFPLDPVMFIGAVPIERFKEERPAEHDQLVADGRLEEFIVPPPGRLELRRAYLFGSIALAIGLLLALGILLGLLAL